Proteins encoded in a region of the Rhodococcus sp. SBT000017 genome:
- a CDS encoding HAD-IIA family hydrolase, producing MSIGGVLFDIDGVLVTSWQAVPGAADTLKYLDSKDIARAFLTNTTSKTREQIATALRDVGLDVHSDEIVTAASLTADHLRENYPDARVVLINNGEIAGDMPGIEFVDETSEDPDVVVVGGAGPEFTHERLSRVYDWLCRGIPVVAMHRSLMWSTGAGLRIDTGMYLGGMEQASGHTAKAIGKPAPLGFRTASERMGVDPDDVVMVGDDLDNDVLAAQVVGMTGVLVRTGKFRQDVLDRRITDEFAMEPDHVIDSVADLPDVLS from the coding sequence ATGAGCATCGGCGGGGTTCTCTTCGACATCGACGGCGTCCTTGTCACGTCGTGGCAGGCGGTGCCAGGGGCAGCAGACACTCTGAAGTACCTGGACAGCAAGGACATTGCTCGCGCGTTCCTGACCAATACGACGTCGAAGACGCGTGAGCAGATCGCTACGGCACTGCGCGACGTGGGGCTGGACGTGCACTCGGACGAGATCGTCACGGCCGCGTCACTCACCGCGGACCATCTGCGTGAGAACTATCCGGATGCGCGAGTGGTACTGATCAACAACGGTGAGATCGCAGGCGACATGCCGGGAATCGAATTCGTCGACGAGACGTCCGAGGATCCCGATGTCGTGGTCGTCGGCGGTGCAGGCCCGGAGTTCACGCACGAGCGCCTCAGTCGCGTCTACGACTGGCTGTGCCGGGGCATACCCGTCGTCGCGATGCATCGATCGCTGATGTGGAGCACCGGGGCCGGACTACGCATCGACACCGGCATGTACCTCGGCGGCATGGAGCAGGCGTCGGGACACACCGCGAAGGCCATCGGAAAGCCGGCTCCGCTGGGATTCCGGACGGCGTCCGAGCGGATGGGCGTCGACCCGGACGACGTCGTGATGGTCGGTGACGATCTCGACAACGACGTCCTGGCCGCCCAGGTCGTCGGAATGACGGGAGTGCTCGTGCGCACCGGGAAGTTCCGCCAGGACGTGCTCGATCGACGCATCACCGACGAGTTCGCGATGGAACCCGACCACGTGATCGACTCGGTGGCCGACCTCCCCGACGTCCTCTCCTGA